The genomic DNA GTGAGTAGAGAACCGCTTTCGGCAAAAGATTCAAGAATTGCCATTCCTAATGCAGCTCCTTCAAGCGGATTTGTTCCAGCTCCAACCTGTTAACAGCGCAAGAGTTCAAAGCATATTCTTTCAAGTAATTTGGTCCAAAAGAGATATAGACTCCTAGCCATTTATCATGGCCAGTCTTTTAACTTACTTCATCTAACAACACAAGTGATCTGCTTGttgaatgtgaaagaatttCCTGCAAGTCGATCAATCGGAGTAGAAGATACATAAGTTGTATACATATCAAGAGAGTTACATCTTCCAAACTGATTAAACTATCATTTGAAACCGGATAGAAGTTTTACCAAAACTGATAAACTTAGCGAGTTCAAGTTTCGTAAGAATAAAAGCTGTGACAACAACAGAGAATCCGACTTACACTAATTTGCTTCAAATGACCAGAAAAGGTAGAAAGTGACTGCAGCAAAGATTGTTCATCACCAATATCAGCATAAATGTTGTCAAACCAAGGTATGCGTGCAGATTCAGTTGCTAGAACATAAAGACCTACAAAAACCATTACGCTCTTTTAATTGATATGATGTTAAGTTTCTCAAATCTCTCACTCTCTCCCAAGGGCTTTATATCTTTTGGTGGAGTTTTTAATTCACAGAAGGTATTGTAAGTTTCATATGTCTTACCTGATTTTGCCATCATCGCAGCGAGTCCAACTGATTTCAAGCAAATGGTTTTACCTCCTGTGTTTGGACCGGTAATAACCAAAACCTTAGTGCCTTTAGAGATCTGGAAATCAGCTGGAATTGGCGGAGCTCCTGATAATACCGTGTCTGCCTGAAAAATCAACCATGTATTTATTAACAAATTCAGCTGAAACGCATCATCAATCTACTCAAATGATCATAACATGGGAAACTTActgttttatgatattttacaGTCTCCCGCGTCTTTCTTATGCTTTTCTTGTGTTGGTGAAGCAATAGAGGATGATAACATCTAGGTAGATACAGCAACCATTCTTTTCTAGAAATCGATTCCTCGCTGGATAAGTTACTCTCCGGTGAGTTTTCTCCACCAGACAAAGATTCAACCCCATCTTCAGGTGGCAAGTATATATCAGGATGTGCACCACCATATGCACTACTGTAAGTTGCTCGAGCGTTTATCTAGCAGGAAAAAAGCACTCATGTTTGGAAGGTCATGTTGCTGGGATTTGTTTTGCTGAGTTTTGCTTCAATGGAAAGAGAAATGGTTGGTAATAAAAGAATACACTTACCACATCGAGCTTAATAGAGTAGTTCAACACCACCTCGATATTATAAAGATCAACGTGCATCTGTTTTGCTTGcatcaaattgaaaaaaaatgtcaacaaGCAGAAAACAATAAGAAGGAAAAATACAGAATTCGAACTTTAAGAGATTTATACTCAATTACCTTTTCAGTTAGCATTGAAAGAATTTCAGCCTCAGCCTTTGCAACTGATGCTCTCGCACTTTGAAGGTCATCATTCAAAGAGACCGCAGCTACTGGTTCCGCCGCAGTCCCTCCACCTGAACCACTGTAACAAATATTACCTTCAAGAGatagaattttcaaaataaatcacTCAAGGAGAAGCATAACTTCTCAATAAATTGGCCAATGGTAATGAAACTCTTTCTTAATAATCTGTAATACTGAATCTTCTTTGCTAACTGAAATGTGAAATCTACAAATTCAATTTTACCTGGAAAGCAGAAGACCATTAACAGAAGTTAGTTGATTTGAGCTCATTTGTATACACCATCTTCCATCAATTTCAGCCGCTAcctgaaatattattttaaatgattactaGGGCCAACGTCAGAAAATGAAGAATTGTCTTTTACCTACGCCACTTTAAGAGAATACTTACCATGACAGAATCGTCACCCTTCTGGCTCCTTATAATAGCATCAAGCAGTTGCTGCAGCTGCAAGGAGACATCAGGAAGGTTTCAgacaaaataactttaaaatacaTCTTTCTCAAAACATGTTTATAGTAAGCAATATATATTCAAAGAGCTAAGATATCAAAGAATACTCAAAAACAGTTTTGACAATCTTCAATTCACAGTTACAAAGAAAAACGAAATTGACCTTTCTTTCAAGTGTCTGCACACGTTCACGTGATTGTTTCAGGGCACTACTCTGAAACAATAAAAGACGAGTTCAACATAATGGTCATGCTTCTTGGCAACAATGTAGTCAAAAGTGAGACAAAAGAACAAACCGCGGAATCTTTGATTCTACCATCAGGATCTATAACTTGTTCAACCAACTTGACAAATGATCTATTTATCACAGGGTGCATTATCTGCAAGAGAGGTAAGGAACACACAAAGACTACATATGAGGGAGCCACCACAATGCTGAAGTtaaaaaaagtatcaaaaaaTTGGAGAGAAACTGCAAAAATACCAATTCAGATAGAGGCAGAAACCGTTTGTACCAATCTCCATCTTGCTTAATAGCAGCTTTCAAATCAAACTGCAAATTAtcgaagaaacgaagaagagaagccACTTCAAGTGCTTGATCTGCTCGTAAAGAAAGCCTCCTCCGAGCATGACGAACTCCCGATTCAACCTTCAcaataacaaattaaacaattcaaaacTATACAAATTCATTTAAAGATTAACACTTTAGAGACTGAGGATGATGAAAATATTTACAAGAGAGATATGAATGCTGGAGAGGTCAAGACAGAAGGAACCATGTTGAAGCATTTTAATGGCGGCTTCTGTTTCATccaaaagcttcaaactttcaTCGAAACTCTGGTCAAGAGCCCAAAGCTTTTTCTGAAAAAAACCCAACACTATCTATGTCAATTCAAAGCAGAGAAATCATCTCCGGCtaccccaaaagaaaaaaatcaaacctttgtaGCTTCGCGACCTAGAGAAGTACGAGCAAAAGAAGCGACAACATCGCAGAGCTTGTCCCATTCCAACACTCTCAAGCTATCGatttgagattttggttttgatcgGCAAACAAGAGTCggaggagatgatgaagaagagattaaACTCAGATTAACAACACTGTTTCTGTTTCCCAAAGAGTTTCTTCTTATCACTAAGCCACAGTTGCAGAAAGCTACCGATAAAGtctgcatttttatttttttctccttaggttttcagagaagaagaattgtAACAATCCAATTTCAATCAACCAAAATTTCCCAATTTCCATCATATTTGTGAAACCTTATCTTGACTTGtgatgttatatatgttttgcaaaaatttaaatttaataactttaccataacttgGAAttgagaggaaaagagaagaaggtcACACAAGTCACAAATCACAACAGGTCTATTGTTTCATAAAGTACATGTGGTTAACAATAACAATACAACAGTGGTGGGTATAACATATGGGGATATTAGAACGGTATTGGGGTTTTGAGAATTGAAAATGAATTTAATCAAAGAGTTACAAGAGGCTCTTCGTTGGTTTTGGTGGTGTCATTGGCTGCTGTAGCCTCCTCTTGTTTTGTTGGCTCAGTCTCCTTAACAGTTTCGACGACAGCTTCTTCGGTCTTCACCACCTCTGGGGCTGGCTCAGCTTCAGCAGGCTTGGCGGTTTCAGCCTCGGCAGGCTTGGCTGGTTCTTCCTCTGCAGGCTTGGCTGGCTCAGCTTCCTTCTGTGTCTCTGCTACATCTTCAGCagactcttccttcttctctgcGACAACTTCATCTGCCTTCTCCTGTTAATCAACCGGGAAAACGAAATGACAAAAGAATCACACCCATCATCAAACCATAGACAAAAATGGATAAGAAGCGATTGTCTCTAATGaaattgatcaacaaacctGAGCTACGGTCTCGGTTTCAACATTCTTGGACTCGACGACAACGTTTTCAGTGGTGGCAGAGGTTTCAAGGATATCAGACTCCTTAGGTTTGCTCGCACAGCCTCCCATGgtgtttaaagaaaataaattggtttgaaacaaaaaacaaacaaacaaatttacaCAATGGGAAGAACTGTGGAGctacaaaaaaatgaaactccTTTTTCTGATTCCTTTCAAGAAGCCAAaactgttttcttattttctttattagagGCTGAGCGAATGTAGCAGAAGACaacaaagagatatatatagtgGTTTATACggaacaaacaacacaaagctATTTCAggaaaaagactaaaaacattTCATGTCACCGTAGATTCTTTAAGGCTCTACTCTGTCAACGACCTATTCTacaggagaaaaaaaataaacctcaTTCTCAACCGCTCTTATGTTTTTGCCTTCTGGTTTTAGCCCAAAAACTCTTCTTATGCCAGATAGACTCTCGAGTCTCGACCATAACAAGAGTGGGAAATTGAAATAAAGAAGCCAACACTTAGGACCAAAATCTGGTGCAAAACCTCTTTTAGACAGTTGAGTTTAGATCTGTTTTCTAGTTTCCAAAATGGTTTTATAAGGTAAGATAACTGTTTcatatatgaaaagaaaaaaagaagctgaTAAATGGCTATAAGCCTTCacatgtcaaaagaattatggTTCCCTAGGTTCAGCTACCATAGCTTCTATTCAAGTTTGTTGACATCGGTAGAGGATTCTGATGCTGCATTATCCGTGAAACCACTGTTGGCACCATTCTTGACAAGGGATTTGTACATTGTTAAAGCTTGAGCGATCATGCTACCAGGATTGTCAACAGCACTCGGAAGCAGCAATGTGTTACCCTAACAAGAACAAATATACAACTCTATTAGATAATCCCAAGGGAGGAGGACGAGATTAGAAAGCAGATGTGATCAAGTAATGTTGTGTTTACCTTTTTAGCAATGTTGCCAAAAGCACTAATGTATTGCTCCGCAGTTCTCAAACTCGCAGCCTGCATATTGCACCACGATTTTAAGCATATGAGATATCAATTTGGAAAGCAAAACAAGTAAACTTAAAGTTAGCATTTGCAAGTCCATTAAGCCTACTTAACGTCAGGGGAATCAGTTATGGGAGAACAGGTTAGATAACATAATGCATTCACATTTGAAGGGTTAAGTAGCAATAAACACCTAAGTGATCAAGTTAAAACTAACAATCTGATAAAACAGTATTAACACCTAAGTGATCAAGTTAGTTTATTTATCTCAAAATTCTGGAAATCATGCTTAGAAATCACTGCTTGATCTAATGAACTCACCTCCATTCCACCAGTTGCCTTGAGGGATTGAGAAACCATGGCCAGTCCATCAGCTGTTGCTTGTGCTCTAGCTAATATTGCTTCGGCTTCACCTGGAGAGCAACAGcacaaataaagaaaacgtTAAGATGAAACAAACAGAGTCAGTTGTGATGAGTTTAACTGACAAATGGCTCCACGTCTTAGTAATATGAGTCCACGTTTTTCAAACTTAGAATGTTTACTAAATACTAACCCTGTGCTCGATTGACTTGATCCATCCTTGCAGCTTCTGATTCCAAGATTACAGAACTTTTCTTACCATCAGCTCTATTGATATGGGCTTGTCGTTCTCCTGTTAAAGTTAGGATAGTAGATTATGAGAAACAAATTGAGCAGGCTTAACtgtaaataaatcaaatgagCTGTTGCAAACATAGATCAATCCCAGAACATAAACTCTCAAGGATAAGCCATGCAAATTTACCTTCAGACTCAAGAATCTGGGCTCTCTTTCTACGTTCAGCTTCAGCTTGCATTTCCATAGCAACTCTCACTCCATTAGGAGGCATGATATCCCCTGAATAAAACATGTATTAGATACAAGGCCAAAAGGGTATCCAGCAAAGATTCAATAGAATTAATAACTCACTGATCTCATAACGAAGGCACTGAAGACCCCAATCTTGTGCAGCAACATTGATGGCTTCCTGCAAGagtaattcattttaaaattgttcAGATGCTTCTGATATCCAACACATAAACTACAAACGCATAATGCATTCCAGAACACATCAACAACAATACTCTTATCTTACAAatgtaaactcaaactcatctagCCAGCTATCATGAACTGAACAACACAGTTAAACAATCTGAACCTTAATCTTAAGTAGTAATATAAGACCCACTACAGATGCACATTAACTAACATCAATGACCATGAACTATCAAAGGACCCCAGTTTTCAATTTGAACGAACATCAAGTACATTAAaagcaaacaaccaaaaaaaactgaaccagAAGCAAAGAGAACATACCACAATCTTCTCATTTAGAGTATCTCGTTCCTCAAAAGTCTTGTCAAGAGTGATTTTCCCAAGCTCACTACGCATAGTAGTCTGAGCCAGCTGGACAACAGCATAGATTGGATTCTCAACACCATAAGAGGCCAACTTAGGATCCACAATCTGCAAAGAAACTCAAAGATCAATAAACAGTTTAGGAagaatatcaaaatttatagcAAGAGGATCTGGAAACGAAGATAAACACCTTAACGTATAGAACACCATCGATGTGAATGCTAACGTTATCCTTTGTAATCGCAGTCTGATTACCAATAGGAATAGCTTCCTCCTTTAGAGAATGAACATAAGCAATACGATCCACAAGCGGAACAAGGAAGTGAATCCCTGACTGCAAAGTCTTGACGTATTTACCAAACCTCTCAATCACACAAGCTTTCCTCTCCGGCACGATTCTGATCCCCCAGTTCGACGGCGGATTAATGTGGTAgctacacacacaaacaaaaatttcagcGAAGATCCGTTAAATCAACCTAACCTAATCAATCAAATCCCAAAGGTTTGTACTACTGAAATCAGAATTCCAAAGAGCGTATATAGGTTTAAAATACCTGTCGTAAGAACTGCTGGGAGAGGAGAAGTTACGAACGCCGGAGAACTGTTGCGGCAGAGTAGCTCCGGAAGATTGATGAAGAAACCTGGAGGCAAAGGATTTCATCGGCGACGGTGCCGGTTTCTTGATTTGGTaactacaaaaatcaaaaaaacgAAATCAACACAAAAATCCGAACAGGTATTCACAGAATGTATAAGAAATCGTAAGATTGAAACGAACCTGGTGAGAGGACTTCTTCCGGTAGAGCTGAAGTTACGGACGGAGGTGGTAGTGGAGGCGGCGGCGAGGGAGGATATTATCTTGGGAACAGCAGCGGAAAGCATAGGGAGGAACTTGACGGCGGCGGTGTAACCACCGGATCTTGCAAGCGCGAGCTGACTCATCGTTGAATGAGCTGTGTAACAAACTCTCTCTGAACTTTGAACTTGGAGAAGgggaaatagaagaagaaaaaaaaacctttaaatctttttttttattgtttgatttgtttctttcttcaagcTCTTTTTAATTTGACGGGTTGACTTATTTTATActagttagaaagaaaaaaattacttggAGGAGAAGCGGTTTAAAAGtgtcaagtaaaaaaaaatgaaaatacgtGGGGAAGGGTCAAAAAGAGAGATtcagcttctttttttcttttttttttttattattcttgcTTAACACGAATTTGTTAAAGGCTATAAACCCTAAGACTTTGATGTATAAATCTGTATTATGTTGTCTAATTATAAGATTACGACATGTgttaatttttaaagataagAATTGTCACATGTGTttcctttataataaaaaatggcAAGTTATGAATTTTATTACTAAGAGCTTACATTGGAAATAACATACTAAAATTTCATGattaatataaaatcataaaacaagaaggatataataaaattctttAAATCTTGTCATAATTACGGTAACTAAAGAATTATACTTTCCATTTTCGGAAatgtatttgaatattttggtaATCTAGAGAAAGTTGGAATGTTAAATTAACGTAATTACGAACATGACAGAAAATTATATCGGTAAAAATCCGTTCATTAAaaatttcttttccttttttgtttttttttttgttttatgaattaacgtgtttttttttttaatccgttcattaaaaattttaattctaaaacgtgtttttatttttttgtcacaaaaaaaCTATCATTCGACCGTTCAACAATCCTTACATTGTTTCTATACTTGTGTGGTAAAATAAGTTGACACatcttttatcctataaatTACAAGTTATTTGTCCAATAAAATTAAGCCACGTAagctttgtttttaaaaaaaaaaaatagagacacgatgtcaaacaaaaaacataaccGCAATATcgtttaaataaatttgtcaaaaaacataacttttaCATTTCTCGATCTTGCACTTATCCACGATCTCCACTAACTCCACATTTCTCGCCAATCTTCTTCCGTATTTATTCGACacaattctgtaatttttgtaGAAACTACAAAACCCAGAGTTTTTTCTGATTCTGATAAACTCTTAGGCCTTGAATGGTAACTAGTTTTTaagttgattttggtttttgattttttgaaaatctatttctttaccattcaagattttcaaaaattggaTTCCCTAAAGATTAGGAAAACTAGTTTTTAAGTGgtttttctaaatttcaaagaaaaactaaaaaccataaatttgagattttgtggaaaacctttttttccagcgtaaatttttatttttgactttttaatttattaatttttaaatatacagcaaaaaccaaaaaccaaaaatttaaaaacaaaaatccaaaaaccaaaatctaaaaactaaaaaccaatgaaAAACTTATTGCCATTCATAGCCTTAGTAACAAATACTATTTTCCCTGTGTACgtaatctatcttcttctccctgTAAAAAGCTTTGATTGTTGGTgtataaaatgtttattactttatctcttctctttcgtTTGCGGTCGCTACTTCACATGCGTCTACTCGAGTTCATCTTTTCTCTCCCAGCGGCAGCACCAACTTGGCAACCACTATTCTCTTCCTATGCTACCAAATAGGTACAGTTGAGAGGCCATGTTATAAGTACACACATCTACTTACTTTTCTTGGAACTAAAAACTCATATGTGCTATTTGTATCTCTTAGATTTTCTTTcactaaaaaaatttacatgaaCTTACTTCTTTTTGCTTCTCTGTTCTAATACTATAATCTTGCTGTCTACTGGTTGTAGGTAGTCAAGACCAGCGGTAGAACAAAAATTGACAGAAACCAGCATAGTTCTTCAATCTTCATATATCTGTGGtatcctatatttttttttatctctctattgctttctttttttcccttccTTTCACAAGTGTTATTCAAATCTTGTGTTTCACgcttttttcgttttctttatGCTATACACTCTTTTGGATACTTCAGATGTTAAGTTTGAATTTGGGAAGATAAAGACTTTTTAATCTCGGCTTTGAGTACAGTTTAAGGTACTTGAAGACAAACCCACAAATACTTATAAGGATGAAGCCACACCACTCAAGTCCGCgagaaaaaaaatgtactacTCTGGACTTCAACAAGGACAAATGAAAGTGGGTCAAGACAACACGGCAAGTCCACCAGAAAAGATGTATTACGAGGGACTGCTGCtttgtgtttatgttaatgATGTAATCCATCAGCTAAAGTATGTTTTTTACTATTCAATTTCAATCTACTGCACATATTTAATGTTTGAAACATCATGTTATGAATGTGTGATGGATGAAAAGCTACTCGATTTACTCTCCTTCATGTCACAAGTTTTGTTGCACCACATTAGGTgtatcaaaatcatttttttcaaaacatttcttttataaaaccaGTCCATTTAGTTTACCAACAGAAATTATCTtcggaaaacaaagaaacaatatgcagaacaaaatcatcaaaaggtATAATTCTTAATAATGTCTTTAAGTGTGTGTTTGACCCGTACGTAGGACGGGATAAATACTAGTTTAAAGATAAACCCATTTCTTTGGTGACAAGCTTTGCTATCTGAGAAGCTTAACTTGAATCAGAATTTACCCACACAACTGCAAGAGTCACAAGAGAAGCATAGATTGAGGTAGGCAGCTTGTGCACAACTTTGCCAACTCCTGGAATACCTTCCGTGGCCCTCTTGGTAGCGATAGCCACAGTAGGAGCCACAATCAAAGATATGATCAAACCCTGACTAACCACATTGAATGTCTCAGCCGTAAGCTGCTCAAAAAACTTCACAAACTCCTCCCTATCAATTTCTCCATCCAAGTTGATATCACAGTCCGTCATAATGCTTCTGACAAGGTCCTTAGAAGGCGGATCGAAATGAGGACCAGGCAATCTCTTGTTTATGTCATTGTAAACGAGAAGCACGGCGATGTATAGCTCTTCGAACGTAAGATTGGCTCTTCCGGTTTGAATCTTGAACCGATCGAAAACACGATCACATATCGCTTGTACCTGCTTATGCCTCCACTCTTTACCTCGGAGCTTGTTAAAGACTTGTCCCATGGCGATGAATGATAATCTTTTCTTCtcgtctgatttttttttttttttttgacctcttCTTCTCGTCTGATTGATTGCACAAAAaatgattctttttgtttttaatatgtgGATCTGAGTGGAGGCGTGtgagccacaaaaaaaaactgtgttttaaaagtttaaatcatttacattatcaaaagaaacaaatcaatagGTCACATGTTAGAGTACAGTTTGGATGGACACTATATAAAATAGTATCGTCGGTCCAAAAGATGTTCAAGGCCCATAAACTTTGATTTAGCAAcacctttttttaatatatttaatttttgtttaaaactgATTCGAGGATGTTACTTATCCACCTAATATGATTAGTGGAATTTTTGTGAGACCAGATTAACTAATAGTAGTATTTTTAACATCGCATTATTAGGATTATGTTATTTTGGCCAATCCGTAAGTAATGTTATAACACATACATGCGCTGATGCCCAAAAGGccaaaatgcaacaaaaaaaagagctacACCAACCAAATGCAAACACAACAATGAATGAACAATTTaattcacaagtcacaactaaccaaaccaaccaaacgaATCACTAATTTTTACAAATTCCTTAATAAAATTGCCAACCCCAAAAAAACGTCCCTTAAGACTTTTTTCTATTTGTCAAAAACTCGTTTTCACACCAACCTAAAACACGGATTTCACTAAAACTTATAaactacttaaaaaaataaaaacatctgAAATCCGATTTAAAAACAAACTCGTGACCCTCACACAGACGCAGAGAACGAGTAAACGCCAAAAGAAaacgccattttttttttgtcttgagtcttctcttctccttccttctttgaAATTCACACCaatttgtctctctctctcttttaagaaacaaaaagttttatttcaGAAACTTCGAAGTTTGTTCTCCGGTCACCGTGAAATTGATTAAATTCCGATGACGATCGGTGACCGTCAGAATCCGAGtgtggtggagaagaagaagaagaagaacctcttCAAGCTATGTCCGTTTTGGCAGAGGAGAAGCAACACTTCGTCTTCTACACAGAACCCAAGTCAAAACTACCGTAGCCGCCATGGACATCGGAATACGGATGTTTCCCCCGTCTCTAAGCCTTCCTCGACTATTTCTTCCGTCGCGAAATCACTTCTCCCGTCTCGCCGTCGTCTCCGATTAGATCCTTCCAGTTTTCTCTATTTCCCTTGTACGTCTCTATACTTTAGCTTCTTCCGTCGATTTAGCTTGATTTCGAATTGGGAAACTCTCTgaaattgattgattttggtttttgagttaTGATTGTAGTTAGAGAAACCGAAGT from Camelina sativa cultivar DH55 chromosome 2, Cs, whole genome shotgun sequence includes the following:
- the LOC104729193 gene encoding proteoglycan 4-like, which gives rise to MGGCASKPKESDILETSATTENVVVESKNVETETVAQEKADEVVAEKKEESAEDVAETQKEAEPAKPAEEEPAKPAEAETAKPAEAEPAPEVVKTEEAVVETVKETEPTKQEEATAANDTTKTNEEPLVTL
- the LOC104729200 gene encoding uncharacterized protein LOC104729200; this translates as MQTLSVAFCNCGLVIRRNSLGNRNSVVNLSLISSSSSPPTLVCRSKPKSQIDSLRVLEWDKLCDVVASFARTSLGREATKKKLWALDQSFDESLKLLDETEAAIKMLQHGSFCLDLSSIHISLVESGVRHARRRLSLRADQALEVASLLRFFDNLQFDLKAAIKQDGDWYKRFLPLSELIMHPVINRSFVKLVEQVIDPDGRIKDSASSALKQSRERVQTLERKLQQLLDAIIRSQKGDDSVMVAAEIDGRWCIQMSSNQLTSVNGLLLSSGSGGGTAAEPVAAVSLNDDLQSARASVAKAEAEILSMLTEKMHVDLYNIEVVLNYSIKLDVINARATYSSAYGGAHPDIYLPPEDGVESLSGGENSPESNLSSEESISRKEWLLYLPRCYHPLLLHQHKKSIRKTRETVKYHKTADTVLSGAPPIPADFQISKGTKVLVITGPNTGGKTICLKSVGLAAMMAKSGLYVLATESARIPWFDNIYADIGDEQSLLQSLSTFSGHLKQISEILSHSTSRSLVLLDEVGAGTNPLEGAALGMAILESFAESGSLLTMATTHHGELKTLKYSNSAFENACMEFDDLNLKPTFKILWGVPGRSNAINIAERLGLPCDIIEGARELYGSASAEINGVILDMERYKQEYQRFLNEARVYIRLSKELHENLLTAQKNINDHATKERRQMRQELTQAGSMTRSTLRRTLQQFRASAAQSSQSKVATQLQTKVEKTNDEDSGIRSSSVVERRPISEAAAQKVPEVGSSVFVSSLGKKATVLKVEQSKKEILVQVGIMKMKVKLTDVVA
- the LOC104729226 gene encoding uncharacterized protein LOC104729226, coding for MGQVFNKLRGKEWRHKQVQAICDRVFDRFKIQTGRANLTFEELYIAVLLVYNDINKRLPGPHFDPPSKDLVRSIMTDCDINLDGEIDREEFVKFFEQLTAETFNVVSQGLIISLIVAPTVAIATKRATEGIPGVGKVVHKLPTSIYASLVTLAVVWVNSDSS